A window of the Pseudomonas gozinkensis genome harbors these coding sequences:
- a CDS encoding sigma-70 family RNA polymerase sigma factor, with translation MSSLDQPLNQQVQTLYSEHHGWLQGWLQRKLGNRCDAADLAHDTFLRLLTRQVIKPLGSEPRALLTHIAKGLVIDRWRRQELERAYLETIAHLPAAEVPSPETRYLILETLWRIEALLRELPEQTRETFLLSQIEGLTYAQIATRLNVSLITVKRYMRAAFIACLSVA, from the coding sequence ATGTCGTCCCTCGATCAGCCGTTGAATCAGCAAGTCCAGACGCTCTACAGCGAACACCACGGGTGGCTGCAGGGCTGGCTGCAGCGCAAGTTGGGCAATCGCTGCGACGCGGCGGACCTGGCGCACGATACCTTTTTGCGCCTGCTCACCCGGCAAGTGATCAAGCCGCTGGGCAGCGAACCCCGGGCACTGCTGACGCACATTGCCAAGGGTCTGGTGATCGACCGCTGGCGGCGTCAGGAGCTGGAGCGCGCGTACCTGGAAACCATCGCGCACCTGCCCGCCGCCGAGGTGCCGTCGCCGGAAACCCGCTACCTGATTCTCGAAACCCTGTGGCGCATCGAAGCGCTGCTGCGCGAGTTGCCTGAACAGACCCGCGAGACCTTCCTGCTGTCGCAGATCGAAGGCCTGACCTACGCGCAGATCGCCACGCGCCTGAATGTTTCGCTGATCACCGTCAAACGGTACATGCGTGCCGCGTTCATTGCCTGCCTGAGTGTCGCCTGA
- a CDS encoding FecR domain-containing protein, with the protein MNSSMINPQILGEAADWLVQLHSGTATPSDHQAIAQWRTRSAEHAIAWQRAEALLGDLRSVPANVAIQTLKRASRKEGLSRRQTLTRLGLLLMAGPLGIASQHVPWQQWTADQRTAVGEQKNLQLPDGTQLVLNTDSAVDVVFSPVERRVMLLNGEVLINTAADASARPFIVETPQGVARALGTRFCVRTEGSRSLVSVLEGQVQITPQLLKQNAILKAGERQRFKLNSFDSSETFDTASLAWDKGMLLASNMRLDELLGELSRYRRGVLRCHPDVAAMRVSGAFSLRDTDASLRLLSDTLPLNINSLTRYWLSVEPRV; encoded by the coding sequence ATGAATTCGTCGATGATCAACCCGCAGATTCTTGGCGAAGCCGCTGACTGGCTGGTGCAACTGCATTCCGGCACCGCGACCCCGTCCGACCATCAGGCCATCGCCCAATGGCGCACCCGCAGCGCCGAGCACGCCATCGCCTGGCAGCGCGCGGAAGCCCTGCTGGGGGATTTGCGCAGCGTGCCGGCCAACGTCGCAATCCAGACCCTGAAACGCGCCTCCCGTAAAGAGGGCCTGAGCCGTCGTCAGACCCTCACCCGCCTCGGCTTGCTGTTGATGGCCGGGCCGCTGGGCATCGCCTCGCAGCATGTACCGTGGCAGCAATGGACCGCCGACCAGCGCACTGCCGTCGGCGAGCAGAAGAACCTGCAATTGCCGGACGGCACTCAACTGGTGCTAAACACCGACAGCGCCGTGGACGTCGTCTTCAGCCCGGTGGAGCGTCGGGTCATGCTGCTCAACGGCGAAGTGCTGATCAACACCGCCGCCGATGCCAGCGCCCGTCCATTCATTGTCGAAACCCCGCAGGGCGTGGCCCGCGCGTTGGGCACGCGATTCTGCGTACGCACCGAGGGTTCGCGCAGCCTGGTGTCGGTGCTCGAAGGCCAGGTTCAGATCACCCCGCAATTGCTCAAGCAAAATGCGATTCTCAAGGCGGGCGAACGCCAGCGCTTCAAGCTCAACAGCTTCGACAGCAGCGAAACCTTCGACACCGCCTCCCTGGCCTGGGACAAAGGCATGCTGCTGGCCAGCAACATGCGCCTGGACGAGTTGCTCGGCGAACTGAGCCGCTACCGTCGGGGCGTGCTGCGCTGTCATCCGGATGTGGCGGCGATGCGTGTGTCCGGAGCGTTTTCCCTGCGCGACACCGACGCCAGCCTGCGTTTGCTCAGCGACACCCTGCCGCTGAACATCAACAGCCTGACCCGCTATTGGCTGTCGGTGGAACCCCGTGTCTGA
- a CDS encoding TonB-dependent receptor gives MTAMPSPRPATFALKALNLSLALAFSALLPTAAHAAESVSESASRTVNIGPGLLSHVLAQFAVSVGVPLSFDPAQLGNRQSPGLQGSYTAQSGFARLLEGSGFELISTGHNGYTVAPKVAADGALELGATNVSALHDDSGDTFGGEQVARRAQIGMLGNQEVNDLPFSVTSYTAKTMADQQAQTVGDVLLNDASVRQSNGFGNFSQMFMIRGLPLASDDISYNGLYGVLPRQIIAVEALDRVELFKGPNAFVNGVTPSGSGIGGGINLQPKRAMDTPTRSVTLDYSADGRVGGHLDLGQRFGEDNRFGARVNLMQREGDTAVDDEDQRSSLFSVGLDYRGDRLRVSTDFGYQKQVINQGRSVIYVDSSLTKAPKVPHANASYAQSWSYSQLEDTFGMARAEYDLNDNWTAYVSGGAKHTRENGVYSSLTVTDLNGNARGGMLYSPHDEDNQSAMAGLNGRFDTGPVTHQLNLGWAGIWGEQRSAFETVGAAGRYSTNLYNVTDKPRPAPTSFASDINDPRITGKNILRSEAISDTLGFVDDRILLTLGVRRQALKVDGWSTATGARTSSYEESITTPVYGLVIKPWEHVSFYANRIEGLAKGPTPPTTAINRDETFAPVRSKQIEAGVRLDMGSYGANLGVYRIEQPSSYTQDGIFRVDGQQTNKGVELNVYGEPLDGLRLLSGATVMKTELEGSSNGVNDGNRAVGVPRFQFNLGADWDIPGLEGAALSARMLRTGGQYLNAANTQSIPAWNRFDLGSRYAFKLDEKQITLRASLENVANEAYWASANGGYLTQGTPRTLKVSATVDF, from the coding sequence ATGACCGCAATGCCATCGCCCCGCCCCGCCACATTTGCGCTCAAAGCCTTGAACCTGAGCCTGGCCCTGGCCTTCAGCGCGCTGCTGCCGACCGCCGCCCACGCCGCCGAGAGCGTCAGTGAAAGCGCCAGCCGCACCGTCAACATCGGCCCCGGCCTGCTCAGTCATGTGCTGGCGCAATTTGCGGTCAGCGTGGGCGTGCCGCTGTCGTTCGATCCGGCGCAACTGGGCAATCGCCAGAGCCCCGGCCTGCAAGGCAGTTACACCGCGCAGAGCGGTTTTGCGCGGTTGCTGGAAGGCAGCGGTTTCGAGCTGATCAGCACTGGCCACAACGGCTACACCGTGGCCCCGAAAGTCGCGGCGGACGGCGCGCTGGAACTCGGCGCCACCAACGTCAGCGCCCTGCACGACGACAGCGGCGACACCTTTGGTGGCGAACAGGTCGCCCGCCGCGCGCAGATCGGCATGCTCGGCAACCAGGAGGTCAACGACCTGCCCTTCAGCGTCACCAGTTACACCGCCAAGACCATGGCCGATCAGCAGGCCCAGACCGTTGGCGATGTGTTGCTCAACGATGCTTCGGTGCGCCAGTCCAACGGCTTTGGCAACTTCTCGCAGATGTTCATGATTCGTGGCCTGCCGCTGGCCTCCGATGACATTTCCTATAACGGCCTCTATGGCGTGCTGCCCCGGCAGATCATCGCCGTCGAAGCGCTGGATCGCGTGGAACTGTTCAAGGGCCCGAACGCCTTCGTCAACGGCGTGACCCCGAGCGGCAGCGGCATCGGTGGCGGGATCAACCTGCAACCCAAACGCGCGATGGACACCCCGACCCGCAGCGTCACCCTCGACTACAGCGCCGATGGCCGGGTCGGCGGGCATCTGGACCTGGGCCAGCGCTTTGGCGAGGACAACCGCTTCGGCGCGCGGGTCAACCTGATGCAGCGCGAAGGCGACACCGCTGTCGATGACGAAGACCAGCGCTCGTCGCTGTTCAGCGTGGGCCTGGACTATCGCGGCGATCGCCTGCGGGTCTCGACCGATTTCGGCTACCAGAAGCAGGTTATCAACCAGGGTCGCTCGGTGATCTATGTCGATTCGAGCCTGACCAAAGCCCCCAAGGTGCCGCACGCCAACGCCAGCTACGCCCAGAGCTGGAGCTATTCGCAACTCGAAGACACCTTCGGCATGGCCCGCGCCGAATACGACCTGAACGACAACTGGACGGCCTACGTGTCCGGCGGCGCCAAGCACACCCGCGAGAACGGCGTGTATTCGTCGCTGACCGTCACCGACCTCAACGGCAACGCCCGTGGCGGCATGCTCTATTCGCCCCACGACGAGGACAACCAGAGCGCCATGGCCGGCCTCAACGGCCGCTTCGACACCGGCCCCGTCACGCACCAGTTGAACCTCGGCTGGGCCGGCATCTGGGGCGAGCAGCGCTCGGCGTTCGAAACCGTCGGCGCGGCCGGGCGCTACAGCACCAACCTGTACAACGTCACCGACAAGCCGCGTCCGGCCCCCACCTCGTTTGCCAGCGACATCAACGACCCGCGCATCACCGGCAAGAACATCCTGCGCAGCGAGGCGATTTCCGACACCCTCGGCTTCGTTGATGACCGCATCCTGCTGACCCTCGGCGTGCGTCGCCAGGCACTGAAAGTCGACGGCTGGAGCACCGCTACCGGCGCCCGCACGTCAAGTTATGAAGAGTCGATCACCACCCCGGTCTACGGTCTGGTGATCAAGCCTTGGGAGCACGTGTCGTTCTACGCCAACCGCATCGAAGGCCTGGCCAAGGGCCCGACGCCGCCGACCACCGCGATCAACCGCGACGAAACCTTCGCCCCGGTGCGCAGCAAACAGATCGAAGCCGGCGTGCGCCTGGACATGGGCAGCTACGGCGCCAACCTCGGCGTCTACCGCATCGAGCAACCGTCGAGCTACACCCAGGACGGAATCTTCCGGGTCGACGGCCAGCAGACCAACAAAGGCGTGGAACTCAACGTCTACGGCGAACCGCTCGACGGCCTGCGCCTGCTCAGCGGCGCAACCGTGATGAAGACCGAACTGGAAGGCAGCAGCAACGGCGTGAATGACGGCAACCGCGCCGTCGGGGTGCCGCGCTTCCAGTTCAACCTCGGCGCCGACTGGGACATTCCGGGTCTCGAAGGCGCGGCCCTCAGCGCGCGGATGTTGCGCACCGGCGGCCAGTATCTGAACGCGGCGAATACTCAAAGCATTCCGGCGTGGAACCGCTTCGATCTGGGCTCGCGCTATGCCTTCAAACTGGATGAAAAGCAGATCACCCTGCGGGCCAGTCTGGAGAACGTCGCCAACGAAGCCTATTGGGCTTCGGCCAACGGCGGTTACCTGACCCAGGGCACACCGCGCACGCTGAAGGTTTCGGCGACCGTGGACTTCTGA
- a CDS encoding sensor domain-containing diguanylate cyclase, giving the protein MPIPIHDPHQAPGGTLKRLPLRKAAVLFIVAVCLCLSGLLYLQIEQSRRQDLASAQVSSANLTRAMAQQAEDTFLAADLVMTSLVDWVQEDGYGAAQKPRLQRTFARRVQQLEQLHGMFLFDREGQWVITSFPDLPRGNGVADREYFKFHQQNVSGVAHIGPAIRSRENGEWIIPISKRVNDRAGNFQGVLLAGIKMSYFDKFFKSFSLDDNGTMFLGLTDGTLLARRPFDEALIGTSLAKGEIYQKLLPNASAGTAMIDSVVDGVTRLYGYRQLESYPLVVSASSSRDTILQGWHDRAFQSSVIVALVMLGVGLFGWVFIHQVRDGERIEKNLRKAQRALEQIATHDSLTGLANRRLFERSLDVEFARGARQSSPVSLIMLDIDFFKRYNDAYGHVAGDHCLTQVAQVVKNCCQRKSDLAVRYGGEEFAVLLPDTDINGALAIAGQIRRSVMDKHITHSGSPTGYLTVSLGCYSFIPLGNDSPELFIQRADAALYQAKNAGRNRAAVLSMDVGFGELLRSDR; this is encoded by the coding sequence TTGCCTATCCCCATTCACGATCCGCACCAGGCCCCCGGCGGCACCCTCAAGCGTTTGCCCCTGCGCAAGGCGGCGGTGTTGTTCATCGTTGCCGTGTGTCTGTGCCTGTCCGGTCTGCTGTATTTGCAGATCGAACAGTCGCGGCGCCAGGATCTGGCGAGTGCGCAAGTGTCTTCTGCCAACCTGACCCGGGCGATGGCGCAGCAGGCCGAAGATACCTTTCTGGCGGCGGATCTGGTGATGACCAGCCTGGTCGACTGGGTTCAGGAAGATGGCTACGGTGCGGCGCAGAAGCCGCGATTGCAGCGAACCTTCGCGCGGCGGGTGCAGCAACTGGAGCAGTTGCACGGCATGTTCCTGTTCGACCGCGAAGGGCAATGGGTGATTACCTCGTTCCCGGATCTGCCGCGCGGCAATGGCGTGGCGGATCGTGAGTACTTCAAGTTTCACCAGCAGAACGTATCGGGTGTGGCGCACATCGGCCCGGCGATCCGCAGCCGCGAGAACGGCGAGTGGATCATCCCGATCTCGAAACGGGTCAACGACCGCGCCGGCAATTTCCAGGGCGTGCTGCTGGCCGGAATCAAGATGTCGTACTTCGACAAGTTCTTCAAAAGCTTCAGCCTGGACGACAACGGCACCATGTTCCTCGGCCTGACCGACGGCACCTTGCTCGCCCGGCGACCGTTCGACGAGGCCCTGATCGGCACCTCGCTGGCCAAGGGCGAGATCTATCAGAAGCTGTTGCCCAATGCCTCCGCCGGTACCGCGATGATCGATTCGGTGGTCGACGGTGTGACGCGTCTTTACGGTTACCGGCAGCTGGAAAGTTATCCGCTGGTGGTGTCCGCCTCTTCATCGCGGGACACGATTCTTCAGGGCTGGCATGACCGGGCGTTCCAGTCCAGCGTGATCGTGGCGCTGGTGATGCTCGGCGTGGGGCTGTTCGGCTGGGTGTTCATTCATCAGGTGCGCGATGGCGAGCGGATCGAGAAAAACCTGCGCAAGGCCCAGCGGGCGCTGGAGCAGATTGCCACCCACGACAGCCTGACCGGGCTGGCCAACCGGCGTCTTTTCGAACGTTCGCTGGACGTCGAATTTGCCCGGGGCGCACGGCAGTCGAGCCCGGTGAGCCTGATCATGCTCGATATCGATTTCTTCAAACGCTACAACGATGCCTATGGCCATGTGGCCGGCGACCATTGCCTGACGCAGGTCGCGCAGGTGGTGAAAAACTGCTGCCAGCGCAAGTCCGATCTGGCGGTGCGTTATGGCGGCGAAGAGTTCGCGGTGTTGCTGCCGGACACCGACATCAACGGCGCGCTGGCGATTGCCGGGCAGATTCGCCGCAGCGTCATGGACAAACACATCACCCACAGTGGATCACCCACCGGTTATCTGACGGTGAGCCTGGGCTGCTATTCGTTTATCCCGCTGGGCAACGACAGCCCGGAATTGTTCATCCAGCGTGCCGATGCGGCGCTGTATCAGGCCAAGAATGCCGGCCGCAATCGCGCGGCCGTGTTGTCGATGGACGTCGGCTTCGGCGAATTGCTGCGCTCGGATCGCTGA
- a CDS encoding aldolase, with amino-acid sequence MAHTLTGSARPAHSGSLNLDSEAIITARHELAACFQLAALHGLEEGICNHFSAMLPGHAGLFLVNPYGYAFSEVTAHNLLVCDFDGNVVDGEGQPEATAFYIHARLHQRLPRVKVAFHTHMPNATALCLLEGPPLLWLSQTALKFYGRTAVDEHYNGLALDEREGDRIAGVMGDADILFLKNHGVIVAAPTIAEAWDDLYYLERAAQVQLLAMATQRVLKPVPHAIAQRAYEQMREGDPESARAHLHSAMRRLARQA; translated from the coding sequence ATGGCCCACACCCTGACCGGCAGCGCCCGACCCGCGCATTCCGGCTCGTTGAACCTCGACAGCGAAGCCATCATCACTGCCCGTCACGAACTGGCAGCGTGCTTTCAACTGGCGGCGCTGCACGGGCTGGAGGAGGGCATCTGCAACCATTTTTCGGCGATGTTGCCGGGGCACGCTGGCCTGTTTCTGGTCAATCCGTACGGCTATGCGTTTTCCGAAGTGACGGCGCACAACCTGCTGGTGTGTGACTTCGATGGGAACGTGGTGGACGGCGAGGGTCAGCCGGAGGCCACTGCTTTTTATATTCATGCGCGGCTGCACCAGCGGCTGCCCCGGGTGAAAGTCGCGTTCCATACCCACATGCCGAACGCGACGGCGTTGTGCCTGCTGGAGGGGCCGCCGCTGTTGTGGCTGAGTCAGACCGCGCTGAAGTTCTACGGGCGCACGGCGGTGGACGAGCATTACAACGGGCTGGCGCTGGATGAGCGCGAAGGCGACCGGATCGCCGGGGTCATGGGCGACGCCGACATTCTGTTCCTGAAGAACCACGGGGTGATTGTCGCGGCGCCGACCATCGCCGAAGCCTGGGACGATCTGTATTACCTGGAGCGTGCCGCGCAGGTGCAACTGCTGGCGATGGCCACGCAACGGGTGTTGAAACCGGTGCCGCACGCGATTGCACAACGGGCGTACGAGCAGATGCGCGAGGGCGATCCGGAAAGTGCACGGGCGCATTTGCACAGTGCGATGCGGCGGTTGGCACGTCAGGCTTGA
- a CDS encoding haloacid dehalogenase type II, which produces MTLINTPRPQWLTFDCYGTLIQWDEGLRAVAGRILSEKGEHRVDAGRLIEVYDRHEHRLEQTPPHRSFRELSTLGLQLALEELGLASASEDSQRLATAIPQMPPFPEVVETLAQLKAKGFKLCIVSNTDDDIIAGNVAQLGGHIDRVITAQQAGAYKPAPRLFDYAHEQLGVSRDQVVHICASPMLDHTAARDMHFRCVWIDRGTGRQLLPDYRPDAILNTLDEVLPLFASLGWS; this is translated from the coding sequence ATGACCTTGATCAACACACCGCGCCCGCAATGGCTGACCTTCGATTGCTACGGCACCTTGATTCAATGGGACGAAGGCCTGCGCGCCGTGGCCGGGCGGATCCTGAGCGAGAAAGGCGAACACCGGGTCGACGCCGGGCGCCTGATTGAGGTTTACGACCGCCACGAACATCGCCTGGAACAGACGCCGCCGCACCGATCGTTCCGCGAACTGAGCACCCTAGGCCTGCAACTGGCCCTGGAAGAACTGGGCCTGGCGAGTGCCAGCGAAGACAGTCAGCGCCTGGCTACCGCGATCCCGCAGATGCCGCCGTTTCCCGAAGTCGTCGAGACCCTCGCGCAGCTCAAGGCCAAGGGCTTCAAGTTGTGCATCGTCTCCAACACCGATGACGACATCATCGCCGGCAACGTTGCTCAACTCGGCGGCCACATCGACCGGGTGATCACCGCGCAACAGGCCGGCGCCTACAAACCGGCGCCGAGGCTGTTCGACTACGCTCATGAACAATTGGGCGTCAGCCGCGATCAGGTGGTGCACATCTGCGCCAGCCCGATGCTCGACCACACGGCGGCCCGCGACATGCATTTTCGCTGTGTATGGATCGATCGCGGCACCGGTCGTCAGTTGCTGCCGGACTATCGGCCCGACGCGATCCTCAACACGCTGGACGAAGTGCTGCCGCTGTTCGCGTCCCTTGGCTGGTCATAA
- a CDS encoding LysR substrate-binding domain-containing protein, with protein MLDLELLKTFVCVVDEGSFTRAAERVHRTQSTVSQQVRKLEDLVGHALLLRDRTGLNVSVTEHGELLIHYARRLLALSAEASEALASDLDLEILRIGMPEDFDARRMALILAGFTRSHPQARLETVSGMSLDLRQRLDSGEIDIALIKREPDSGPAWATWPERLVWVKGAEFDSSAGVLPLALFPQGCLYRQRAIRLLDVAQRPWRVAFGSHSLTGIQAAVASGLGVSVLPASAVLPEHRVCADLPPLPPTELALVSREGVLSGLQRGLVEFLRGELGVDAGGFA; from the coding sequence ATGCTGGATCTGGAACTGCTGAAAACCTTCGTCTGCGTGGTCGATGAAGGCAGCTTCACCCGCGCCGCCGAACGGGTCCACCGCACCCAATCCACGGTCAGCCAACAGGTGCGCAAACTGGAAGATCTGGTCGGCCACGCCCTGCTGTTGCGCGACCGCACCGGGCTGAACGTCAGCGTCACAGAGCACGGCGAACTGCTGATCCACTATGCCCGTCGACTACTGGCCTTGTCCGCCGAGGCCAGCGAAGCCCTGGCCAGCGATCTGGATCTGGAAATCCTGCGCATCGGCATGCCGGAAGACTTCGACGCCCGACGCATGGCGCTGATCCTCGCCGGCTTCACCCGCAGCCACCCGCAAGCGCGGCTGGAAACCGTCAGCGGCATGAGCCTCGACCTGCGCCAACGCCTCGACAGCGGCGAAATCGACATTGCCCTGATCAAACGCGAACCCGACAGCGGCCCCGCTTGGGCGACTTGGCCGGAACGACTCGTTTGGGTCAAAGGCGCGGAGTTCGACTCATCCGCTGGCGTGTTGCCGCTGGCGCTGTTTCCCCAGGGCTGCCTGTACCGACAACGGGCGATCCGCCTGCTCGACGTGGCGCAACGCCCATGGCGCGTGGCTTTCGGCAGCCACAGCCTGACCGGCATTCAAGCGGCGGTGGCCTCCGGGCTTGGGGTTTCGGTGCTGCCGGCGTCGGCAGTGCTGCCGGAGCATCGGGTGTGCGCGGACTTGCCGCCGTTGCCGCCGACGGAGCTGGCGCTGGTCAGTCGCGAGGGGGTGTTGAGTGGATTGCAGCGAGGGTTGGTGGAGTTTCTGCGGGGGGAATTGGGGGTGGATGCGGGGGGATTTGCTTGA
- a CDS encoding alpha/beta hydrolase encodes MSAETVTCEKGNNYKLHKEHALTDKKDVSVKAVPVESTKAVVVFVGGAGDKESYYFSGPYGNIQEARKYFDQRVQDLATEGKYKSDWLGYNEVKGKKDIQRYVLSLIPYKSCPVYIVGHSLGGWNGAHLTKIMSEWGYRVQMLVTLDPVGEGALVWLGSDIYFDRPDPVAANWVNIKATPSKRDPSDGVADFGEKWLITCGPSLNVNVDTNHANALGLFTARIAGNKSAGDLLFDSIMEEFS; translated from the coding sequence ATGAGTGCGGAAACGGTCACCTGCGAGAAAGGCAACAATTACAAGCTGCACAAGGAGCATGCGCTGACTGACAAGAAGGATGTCAGTGTGAAGGCTGTGCCGGTGGAGAGTACCAAGGCGGTTGTTGTGTTTGTGGGAGGCGCTGGGGATAAGGAGAGTTACTACTTTTCAGGGCCGTATGGAAACATTCAAGAAGCACGTAAGTACTTCGATCAGCGCGTTCAGGATTTGGCAACGGAGGGGAAATATAAATCGGATTGGTTGGGGTACAACGAAGTCAAAGGAAAGAAAGATATTCAGCGGTATGTTCTAAGCCTGATCCCTTACAAAAGCTGCCCCGTATATATCGTCGGTCACAGTCTCGGTGGCTGGAATGGCGCGCACCTGACAAAGATCATGTCCGAATGGGGATACCGGGTTCAGATGCTGGTTACCCTTGATCCGGTGGGTGAGGGCGCTTTGGTCTGGTTGGGCTCAGATATTTATTTTGACCGTCCTGATCCGGTTGCTGCCAACTGGGTCAATATCAAGGCTACGCCTAGCAAAAGAGACCCTTCAGATGGGGTCGCCGACTTTGGTGAAAAATGGCTTATCACTTGTGGCCCGTCACTGAACGTGAATGTGGATACCAATCACGCAAACGCTTTGGGTCTGTTTACCGCACGTATCGCGGGAAACAAGTCTGCTGGTGATCTGCTGTTTGACTCGATCATGGAGGAATTTTCCTGA
- a CDS encoding PAAR domain-containing protein: protein MGGKPAARVTDPTACPLPGHGTNPIVSGSPNVNFDGLPAARMTDKSACGSPITGGVASTVFINGLNAATLDSTGGHGNVVVGGSGTVIIGDTVVNAPFSGLLPMPVHFTDKLQLVNDATGEPMPNHPYMIQRADGRMEHGVSDAAGFTHTISSHLPETIKLFLEE, encoded by the coding sequence ATGGGCGGAAAACCCGCTGCCCGAGTGACCGATCCGACCGCCTGCCCGTTGCCGGGGCATGGCACCAACCCGATTGTCAGTGGTTCGCCGAATGTGAATTTCGACGGGCTGCCTGCTGCGCGAATGACGGACAAGTCGGCGTGCGGCAGTCCGATTACCGGTGGCGTTGCCTCGACGGTTTTTATCAATGGCCTGAACGCCGCAACCCTGGACAGCACCGGTGGTCACGGGAATGTGGTGGTGGGCGGTTCCGGTACCGTCATCATCGGCGATACCGTGGTGAACGCTCCCTTCAGCGGCCTGCTGCCAATGCCGGTGCACTTCACCGACAAATTGCAGTTGGTGAACGACGCCACCGGCGAACCGATGCCGAATCATCCATACATGATTCAGCGCGCGGACGGTCGGATGGAACACGGCGTGTCTGATGCCGCCGGTTTTACCCACACGATCAGTTCGCATCTTCCGGAAACCATCAAACTGTTTCTGGAGGAATGA
- a CDS encoding ribonuclease T2: protein MKKLLTIMALIALTVGSIGLSSARQSSASKAESVAGVFDYYLLTLSWSPTFCLTHKDDPQCSGKGYGFVLHGLWPQYAKGGWPESCPPLTSLSAAETAKGLTLFPTKKLLDHEWSKHGTCSGLGAMGYLDEADKAVAAVKIPEELQPFSSSYYFEAQEIADLFRRSNPGIPADGIAVICNGPELSEVRVCMGKDLQFGACGKGVKTQCRAGDIRVPPSR, encoded by the coding sequence ATGAAAAAGCTTCTTACAATTATGGCGCTGATTGCGCTGACGGTCGGTAGCATCGGCCTGAGTTCGGCACGCCAGTCGTCCGCCAGCAAGGCGGAATCGGTGGCGGGGGTTTTCGATTACTACCTGCTGACGTTGTCCTGGTCGCCGACCTTTTGCCTGACCCACAAGGACGACCCTCAATGCTCCGGCAAGGGCTACGGTTTTGTCCTGCATGGCCTGTGGCCGCAATACGCCAAGGGCGGCTGGCCGGAATCCTGCCCGCCGCTGACCAGCCTGTCGGCCGCCGAAACGGCCAAAGGCCTGACGCTGTTTCCGACCAAAAAACTGCTCGATCACGAATGGAGCAAGCACGGCACCTGCAGCGGCCTCGGCGCGATGGGCTATCTGGACGAAGCGGACAAAGCCGTGGCCGCGGTGAAAATCCCGGAAGAGCTGCAACCGTTCAGTAGCTCTTATTACTTCGAAGCGCAGGAAATTGCCGACCTGTTCCGCAGGAGCAATCCGGGCATCCCGGCAGACGGCATCGCCGTGATCTGCAACGGCCCGGAACTCTCGGAAGTGCGCGTGTGCATGGGCAAGGACCTGCAATTCGGCGCCTGCGGCAAGGGCGTGAAAACCCAGTGCCGGGCGGGGGATATCCGGGTGCCGCCGTCGCGTTGA